CTTCAACATTCCAATTCCCGAGACACGAATTATAATTATACgaataaaagaatataaataaCATCAATGAGACATCAATCGACCGATAAAAACAAACCAAAGACTGTGCATTTGAATTTAGAAAAGATATCATGATGAAATCTTACAGctatgtaaaaataagaagatttgtaAACATTTTCAATGTGACAATTATCAAACAGAAAACAACGGGCATGTTTTGCAATTATGAGTAGTCGTccggacttcaacaatgaacgAGACACATACTGTAAAGCAAGCTTTGAAAGATTCCGAAATGGCAATTGAAACACCGTTcaaaccagaaaaaaataaacaacctcAGTTTTGTGaagtgtaataaaaaaaactaataggATATAAAACAACCAAAAATGACAACTGATCATGAATTGAAAACCACCGGCATGTGACAGGCGCGTGCAGAATAATAAACTAATAAAGgtaaaacaaaacatgaataagCCGATTTTGTTAGGACATTTGAACATATGTGAAGATTTTCTTTGAACCCTGTCGTTCCTTAACTTAACTGATTGGATGccatttcttttgaaaataaaaaacctCAAGTGCACTTTATTCGAACCATTGGGACAATTACTTCATGTACTTTTAGCTAACATGTTAAGATCGATAGGCTATGGGATAGGTTTTGACAACCCAACGACCATACAAACTACTTTTGACCTATTATTGGATTATTCAATGTCAACTATGGTGGGttcaaaaagttaaaatgtattgTCATTTGATATTCATATTCCATGAACATGAACAAGTTTCTTTGTATATACACTTGATCGAATGTCCGTagaataaaagaaatttagatttgtttataaaaatattaaaagtagaatcttgaatattgaaaaacattTGTTTACTATTAGTTCTATTTATTATTatagaaatatgaaaattagacattttcatttcaattcatattatttatttctgAAACTGTTTTTTTCTTGGTACAAAATGATTCACCAAAGTACGCAATCAAGACTCTAAACGTAATTATGTTGTTATATCAATATCACGGAAAGATAGATGTTTGCCAAGAAGAACGTCAGCATTTCTAATTATCCAAATTTATAACCAAATGTATTAACACATTATTAAGTTTCATCGTCTTTATTGTCATGTAATGTATGTTGTCCCTCTCGTGAATGTTAACAATGTCAAGTCGAAATGCTGCGGTATGATTTATCGGTGTACAGCTACATAAAAAAACGACTTATTGTTACAAATCttacataacttaaattattaaattcgaaaaagtattttcattcattttaagAAGTGTTAATCTTGATGCCCTTTAACTATAATTAGATACATTTGCAAATTAGAATCACGAGTTTGTGCTTGGATGTGATAGCACAATAACTCATTAATGACTATACCAGCCTGAGTGTTCATTTGGACGGAGTTTTAATTCTCCTTAAATGATTATACCACTTCAAAGTATCCACACAATAAAGCGAAAGATAAATTTACTTATACTTAAAGAAAAATAGAATCTCTCGAAATGTACATTCTACTTTGACCAATAAGCCTCTAGTATGCAGTtaacaagacaaacaaaatactTGACATGTTTACTAAAGACAAAATAATagaacaaattcaaatattaagtGAAGAATTATTTTCAGGCTTAAAAAGATTCCACCGCGTATTTATTGGGATACTGACGTGCATATGCCATATTGTATAGAGTAAACTACATATCTGTCATATCTTTATGATCTGCAAACACACTTGAACTATACACGTTCTACCTTGCATTATATTTGTTATGCAAATTACTctgaatatgtcatttttttttaaacttaacgtTTTAAAATCATTCGCggatattttgttatatttaaatgTGGCGATATATAACTGCACATATTTCAGAATGATTTACGTGTTTGCTCCCTATAAATGTTTCAACAACCATTAATGTACCAAAATAAGAAGAACCAGGCATCCGAAAACGATCTGCACTCTCTatatagtaaacaaaacaaactgtTTGATGAAAAAATCAGGACCGTTCTGAGGTTTATTACAACAGTTTGATTTTGAACTTCGTCATCTTAAAGTTGGGTCTTTTGGACGTTTTTGTGTGCTTTGACAATGAagagataaaacaaaatcatttccAACTTCTTCTCATTGTTGCGTGTGCATTCTATTCACAAAAAAAGCATCATCGATAGTCAATAGTATGAAACGAAATCTGCCTACCTTTTCGGAGCACATAAATACATCCCCCAGCATTTGGTGGGGCTCGTGTTAATCAGTTGGTATTTTTCTGTTATGTGATGTGTAcctttgtttgtctgttggtctttttgttttttagccACAACAATGACAGTTcaatttcgacttatgagtttaaatgtctctTAAGTATCTTTCTTTGAAGCAATGAAGAAGGGTttaatattttacagaaaatataacAGTGTCACCATAAACGCAACTTGCTACTTTTATTCACTGCAAGCGGCTGTAAACCAGTATAACGAGATAAGCAGTAAAGGATATTGCACCATGTTTATATTtggattttcttttaataaaaacagGTATTGGATTTCGACCAAGAGACTGCGGagaaataaatctaaaaaaaggaAATGGGATTTACACAATTTTTCCGAATTCATCCAATAGCAGCGGTTATACAGTCTTTTGTGATTTTGAAACGGACAATGGAAACTGGACGGTAAATTTTTATCATCAGtctaatttatatttgtatattttgatataaaattacgTTTATCTTTGGTCTATACATTTTAAGTTGTACAAGTACAGTAATATTAAATTTTGTTCATGAATGAGTCTCCATctaaatattttgtcattgatgGGATTAACAATTCGATACATTCTGTCTATATGGTTGCATTATAATGGCTAGAAATATTGAGACGATACATCAAATGGCTCAGCTCAAATAACTCATGTTCGTGGTGTCCGTATGTAAACAAAAAAGGACTACAAACGTGGTTCAACTTTAAGCAAAGGCTATCTTGggtgaaatgatttttttttgattttctttaCTTGCTGGGTCGTGACTGTGTGATTTGATTGTTAGTTGCTTCGTCAGAGCTTCATCAGAACATGATTACCAATATATACAACTGCAACATTTTACCGTTCAtgaatttaaacatttcaaaaaaacgTGCgcatttcaaacaaataaaacttaGATTGAtgtttaatagttatcaaaggtaccatgattataatttagtacgccagatacgcgtttcgtctacatcagactcatcagtgacgctcatatcaaaatattcataaagacaaacaagtacaaagttaaagcgcattgaggatccaaaattccaaaaagttgtgccaaactaATAATAATATTCTATTTACATGTGTGTCCTTTTTCTGATAATGTTCAATACTATATATATCACTTTTACAATTAAAATCTGAGCGTCAATGattaagaaaaattaagaaaagcgCCTTTGACAGACACAACAACTCAATGAAGcagttaaaaaaattatcaattttcataAATGAGTATCTTTCttaatgatatttgtttcatgaataattaataattttgaaaagtgTATGAAAGTGATATtggattttatagtttttatttgtcAGGTATTTCAAAGAAGAGTAAATGGAACAACAGACTTTTTCAGAGGATGGAAAGAATATGAAAATGGATTTGGAAATTTAAAGGCGGAATTTTGGCTTGGTAAATCTATATGAATAATATTATTTTAgagacaaaattacaaaaagcaaTGTAATTGCCTGCATGGCTGATTCATTGATTTGTTGGTTAGTTATTTGGATGATTGACTAATTGGTGAATTGACTGGTTTAACATCTTTTGTCAGTACTAAGCTAAAGGAAGTAGTAGTGCCCGGAGAGAATCagtcctagtcaattaagatttgagtccAGCACAACTGTCGCGTGTTGGTTTTGAGCGTGCATTCACAGGCTATAGATAGAGAGGTAGGATTACAAAGAACCCTTGACCAGCGAGACCATAGGTTATTAAAGTTTAATTATAGACAAACAACATATGTCTAAATAGTCTGACGTTGTGCTggtacaaaatacaaatatcttAAACCAATAGATAGACTACTGtataagttatcaaaggtaccaggattataatttagtacgccagacgcgcgtttcgtctacataagactcatcagtgacgcacatatcaaaatattaataaagccaaactagtacaaagttgaagagcattcaggatccaaaattccaaaatgttgtgccaaatacgtctacggtaatctatgtctgagataagaaaatccttagtttttcgaaaaattcaaagttttgtaaacaggatttttgtattttaaatgctcactttattgatatttatgtcaacaccgaagtgttgactactgggcttgtgataccctcggggacgaaacgtccaccagcagtggcatcgacccagttgtttaaatagttatcaaaggtaccaggattataatttaaacgTGCGTTTCGTTTAAAACCGTATATTATTTGTCTACCTAAGGATGAATTCTGATTCTGTGTCGTTGGATTGCTTTACATTAATCAATACTTACTTCCAAGTCCTTCTTTTGATGTTTATAAACGGTTTATGAATGATTTGACTTGAAAACAACTGGTCAATAGTTCCGCTGAACTTAGGAATCTCAACTGTGCTTAGTGATGTCATTTCAAAGTTTTAATGTTGACTACCATATGTTaagtcaaagtataaattcaataTGATGCTTCTTGTTCATAAACAAGTTTATGTCCAAGTTACACTATAACTCATACAGGATTGATAACGATATCATTGGTATCTAAAACCTTAACCTTGCACTGTATGCGAATGATTACAGTATCAAACTTACAATAAGCGATATTCTTaaaacaatctaaaaaaaaacaaatgttattatcGTTACTCTCATTTGATAACTCTTAAGCTATTttacagatataggaagatgttgtatgattgccaatgagaaaactctccatcaaagtactaatgtataaaagtaaaccatgatagatCACTTATGGCCTTTATCACGGACTTTACATGTATGGAAAACTTCCATGAAGACTAGCTATATAGATCGACAAGGTtaataatgtcaaaataaatttaaaaacccaATTGTTGAAAGCCGAAAGCATAACATTTGCAAAGCCGAACACATAACATTTGCAAATCCGAAAACATATTATAAGGAAGTTTTGTCTAGACTTCGTGACTTTCGTCTCAGGCGAgacaaaatacatgaaataatcaTATATAATTAATGATTTTAAGATAATTTTCAGGTAATAAGAAAATCAACGAATTAACGTCCAACGGACTATATGAACTAAGGGTAGATCTTACTGATTTTGAAGGAAACGGCGGATTTGCTAAATATTCGAAATTCTCTGTCGGTAATGCTTCTAcccaatacaaacttgaagttGGTGGATATAGCGGGAATCTCGGTGAGTAAACGTTAACATCATACTGtgctatatttttaattttagttttttgtgtataattcggaatttagtatgacgtccattagcactgtactagtatacacattttttaagggaccagctgaaggacgcctccggctgCGAgagtttttcgctacattgaagaccaattgatggctttcggctgttgtctgctctatggtcgggttactgtcgctttgaaacattccccatttcctttatCAATTTTATATGTGTATATCTCCTTTTGTGTGGTCCTTGAGAAATCAATTATTAGAAGCGCACCACTCAGCTTTGGCATTCAATCTATAGACTAGGTTTTCTTTCTGCCACGATTGTGTAGATAATCAATAAAGTTTAAACTAGGTCAGCTCGTCTCGGTTTATATCAAACGATGCAATCTTTTTATCAACTCTTCatccattaatcatgttaatatctACTTTGGAAATGTTTAACTTTCCCTCGGagtaaagtatttttgtgattttacttttgataacCTTAACTGCCTGTTCATTTTAACTTATTTCATTCGATTGTttctggtgagtcttttgtagacgtaagGCGTCTGGTGTACAACGATTTAATAGTATTATACTCGCACGATATCAACATATAAAACTGTTACAATTATtggtttataaaatttaaattcaaattggtttttgttttgtttgtttttcaggtGTCAGTCATGGCTTATAATTCTGTTTTTATAAGGGTAGTACATTCCATGATCTAGTGTTAAATAGGTTAGCTTTTACCATAAAAGTAATTTAATTAGTGGTATTATTTTTTTACccccctttaaaaaaataaagtaataaaaacacaaaaaatagtGTGTAACTATATGATtaaataagtattttaattcttttgAATAGGAAACAGTTTACAGTATAATAATGGGAGAAAATTTTCTACAAAGAACAGGGATAACGATCCTTATGACTGTGCAAAAAAGTACACTGGAGCCTGGTGGTATATAACGTGTACCTTTGTCAATCTTAACGGACTGTATCTCCAAGGTGGACAGAGTAACTTAAAGGGTATTACTTGGTACGCATGGAAGACATCGTGGTATTCAATGAAATCATCTGTAATGATGCTAAGAAAAGTGTATCCACCaggataaatacatgtataaaatattgtatttcgataatttttgtattttaaaagctttgaataattttattatatttcgaTCATTTCTTACTTTTGCGCAGTTCAATTTAGTTCTGTTTATATAATTAGTGGTTTTGCTTTGCTTTTCCCGAATAAACATGACATTTTTCACTGGTCTTGAGGAGGAACAATAATTAATATATCTATATCTTGAAtggaatttttttcaaatatcaatgcATTTAAAGTAAACTCCTTAAGTTAATAATACATTCATATATGAACTGGTCACCTTAAAATCAAATATACATATGTGGCGTATACTGAATGAGACAGGGTTAATCTTGTATCCTAGCTCCAAACCCTTCCATTAACAGAGATAGTGCAGTAAGATAAAATCATCTGGACTATCTATGTCTAGATGACTCATAATATCATCTTTAGACAAAAATAAGATTGTTTATGATATAaatctccaccagagacaaacGTTTCAGATAAACCCAAATCAGGTCACCGTACGACaatcaacaatgagaaaaatgaGTACCACATATCAGGCTATCGAAGGTTTTAACATGACAAAGTGTAAAATGATTCCAACTAGAATTAACTAGGTAACCGCAAATCATGGGGATAATTTGTTTCTAGTAGACTCATAATATCATCTATAGACAAacaagaagatgttgtatgataatagttatcaaaggttacGGGATTAAAATTTGGTACGCTatacgcgcgttttgtctacataagactcatcagtgacgctcatatcaaagtagttataaagccaaaagagcacaaagttgaagagcattgaggatccaaaattcccaaatgttgtgccaaatacggctagggttatAATATATCCAATGATATAAATCTCCACCAGAGACAGACTACCCAAGATAAACATAAAAGTATGTCACCGTAAGGCAATCAACAAATTTAGATGAATGAGGAAAATGTGTTACTCATAGCAGGCTATCAAAGGACCTAGCGTTACAAAATGTAAGATCATTTGAACGATAAAACCAACAGGCTGACGTATTTCAATAACATAACATTAcgaaaatttgtaagggttcagCGGAGGAACAAATTAGGAACTTCAACCATAAAGTGAATGTTATGTTAAATGGCAAAAAAACtatgttcatttataaaaaaaattaggaaaaaagGAATTTCTTTGGCAAATTTTACTTCTGTATACaatcttctgatcataaacaagcttttgtccacgTTTTGTAGAAATCCAGCCAACTATTGTATAACTAACAGGTACaccattaatttttttctttgtttgtatTTATTCTGTACAAAAAAAGTCTCCTGTTACCCCTCTTCTATGTTGAGCAAGCGATAATATGGATAATTGTTTCTGTGTTAAGTTGATTTTGATGACCTCTTCGCTGTTCCCGTTTAGGctatatcgatttttttttaatgagagaCAATGTTTCGAATTTAAACAGCTAAATTGTCAAGTGTCGGGTGTAAAATTGCAGGAGAAAAACAATATGTGCATATTgtcataaaatatttaatgtatttgtactcgctacgaaacaggAGACATTTAAGCTAGGCGAtcctcgcttttcgtcctgtttttAAAGCTCATTTTGTCatccaaataaattttatattttccgtcagtgtacatattttgtatatttattagtATTTGAATGTATTAATCCCTCTAATTTTAGATCATCAGTACTTCtgaatcaacaatttcctaatATGTACAACTGGAGGTAACTTAACATATAATTTGAACATACAACAAACAGTTTTATTCATAACATTTGTcaagtatataaatatattgtcgAAACACTTTATACACAATCCATTTTAAACTTCTCCGCCTCCTCCCTCGCGATCGTATATTCCCTCCACTAAGCTAAACTGATTAAAGtgatttgctttaattttgctGTATGTgtattaaacttttttaatactttttttaaaaggtttaataCCACCAAtgatttcccctattagtctttgttaaattttcacatttcaaaaacttgtgcagaatttatctttgtttcaaataaggaAAAACTCggtatgagtaaagttttatcctttccagtactatagaaaaaaattcacaaatttCATTGGAGAAACGAAGATAACCCTCACTGGAAGATACAATCAAATGTCTCCCCATATCTTACCTGTGTACACGATAACCATGTtacctcaagtttacaaaatattctatagtaACCCAAATAAAGAattaatggtgctttgaaatacccaagacatatatttatgacacagaaatgttttactgcaataaattGTAGGATTAATTACTTCAACTGTCAAATCcatt
This genomic window from Mytilus galloprovincialis chromosome 9, xbMytGall1.hap1.1, whole genome shotgun sequence contains:
- the LOC143044558 gene encoding microfibril-associated glycoprotein 4-like gives rise to the protein MFQMLIHGFALFWLTSVTTLNTDSNVEVRLLDNQNAPLTALFDMSKANDRLKQFVSDAIETKMIDIENKIKQQTENIERNLTFHFTEYLHGTADKMNKENGIGFRPRDCGEINLKKGNGIYTIFPNSSNSSGYTVFCDFETDNGNWTVFQRRVNGTTDFFRGWKEYENGFGNLKAEFWLGNKKINELTSNGLYELRVDLTDFEGNGGFAKYSKFSVGNASTQYKLEVGGYSGNLGNSLQYNNGRKFSTKNRDNDPYDCAKKYTGAWWYITCTFVNLNGLYLQGGQSNLKGITWYAWKTSWYSMKSSVMMLRKVYPPG